In one window of Photorhabdus laumondii subsp. laumondii DNA:
- a CDS encoding VOC family protein, whose translation MTENHISLTGIAKKYKKIDHLAIAVVSLDKALSMYVEMLGFTLVERRVTKGVTTAMESAILQGNGYTLVLLQGTESQSQVTQYVEQYGPGVQHVAFEVENLEEVVAELEENGIEFSTQIIRGGNLKQIFTKRDSESGMMFEFLERHGEGFEEENINNLFRQLEKTQQI comes from the coding sequence ATGACCGAAAATCACATTTCCCTCACAGGGATAGCGAAGAAATATAAAAAGATTGACCACCTGGCTATTGCAGTTGTGTCACTGGATAAAGCGTTGAGCATGTATGTGGAGATGCTTGGTTTTACCCTTGTGGAACGTCGAGTAACAAAGGGTGTAACCACCGCGATGGAATCCGCAATTTTACAAGGAAATGGCTATACGTTGGTGCTATTACAGGGCACAGAATCGCAGTCTCAGGTGACACAGTACGTTGAACAGTATGGGCCTGGTGTTCAGCATGTTGCTTTTGAGGTGGAGAACTTGGAAGAAGTCGTAGCCGAATTAGAGGAAAACGGCATTGAATTTTCCACGCAGATTATTAGGGGGGGTAACTTGAAACAGATTTTCACCAAACGTGACAGTGAGTCAGGAATGATGTTTGAGTTTCTTGAGAGGCATGGTGAAGGATTTGAAGAAGAGAATATAAACAACTTGTTCCGGCAGTTGGAAAAGACACAACAAATTTAA
- the ltrA gene encoding group II intron reverse transcriptase/maturase has product MSARVPMRGTGAEQAVVALKDRNGSGAKGLPHCADGTTATTGDKAGGRTAVKSAKPFPVSKRQVWDAYKRVKANRGAAGIDGQTLAGFDENVADNLYKLWNRLASGSYMPQAVRRVEIPKADGGVRPLGIPAVSDRIAQMVVKQVLEPVLEPLFHADSYGYRPGKSAHQAIAQARTRCWQFDWVVEIDIKGFFDNIDHALLLKAVRHHTQERWLVMYIERWLKAPVQMPDGRVQVRNRGTPQGGVISPLISNLFLHYAFDMWMKRQFPGVPFERYADDVVCHCHSQSQAEALISKAGQRFAQCGLELHPQKTRMVYCKDADRRGNYAETRFDFLGYTFRPRLSKNRWGKTFVNFSPGMSARAGKAIRQEVRSWGLQNRSDKSLYDLAHMFNAKIRGWINYYGAFYKSALYPTLRQIDRKLVLWLTRKHKRLRGHRRRASHWLARVARSETRLFAHWPLLWGQASMGRAG; this is encoded by the coding sequence ATGAGCGCCAGAGTACCAATGCGGGGTACAGGGGCGGAGCAAGCCGTAGTAGCGTTGAAGGACCGTAATGGGTCTGGAGCAAAGGGCTTGCCCCATTGTGCTGATGGCACGACAGCAACCACGGGCGATAAAGCCGGTGGGAGGACTGCTGTAAAATCGGCAAAGCCATTTCCTGTGAGTAAGCGACAGGTGTGGGATGCGTATAAACGAGTGAAAGCTAACCGTGGTGCGGCAGGTATTGACGGACAGACACTGGCCGGGTTTGACGAGAATGTTGCAGACAATCTCTACAAGCTATGGAACAGACTGGCTTCGGGCAGTTATATGCCGCAGGCGGTAAGGCGTGTGGAGATCCCCAAAGCTGATGGTGGTGTGCGTCCGCTCGGTATTCCTGCCGTGTCGGACAGAATCGCCCAGATGGTCGTTAAACAGGTACTTGAGCCTGTACTGGAACCTCTGTTCCATGCCGACTCGTATGGCTACCGGCCGGGGAAATCTGCTCACCAGGCGATTGCGCAGGCGAGAACACGCTGCTGGCAGTTTGACTGGGTTGTGGAAATCGATATCAAAGGGTTCTTTGATAATATTGATCATGCCCTGTTACTGAAAGCAGTGCGGCATCACACACAGGAACGCTGGTTGGTGATGTATATCGAACGCTGGCTGAAGGCGCCGGTGCAAATGCCGGATGGAAGGGTGCAGGTACGGAACAGGGGGACGCCGCAGGGCGGCGTGATTTCACCTCTGATCTCGAATCTGTTCCTGCATTATGCCTTTGATATGTGGATGAAACGTCAGTTTCCCGGCGTCCCCTTTGAAAGGTATGCCGATGATGTTGTATGCCACTGTCACAGTCAGTCGCAGGCCGAAGCACTGATAAGTAAAGCAGGCCAGCGGTTCGCGCAATGTGGGCTGGAGTTGCATCCGCAGAAGACCCGGATGGTTTACTGTAAAGATGCCGATCGACGGGGGAATTACGCAGAGACGCGCTTCGACTTTCTGGGCTATACATTCCGGCCCCGTTTGTCGAAGAATCGCTGGGGTAAGACCTTCGTTAACTTCAGTCCGGGGATGAGTGCCAGAGCAGGGAAAGCAATCCGTCAGGAGGTGAGGAGTTGGGGTCTGCAAAATCGCAGTGACAAGTCCTTGTACGATCTGGCGCATATGTTCAATGCGAAAATCAGAGGCTGGATAAATTATTACGGTGCTTTTTATAAATCGGCCCTGTATCCAACGCTGAGGCAAATCGATCGCAAACTCGTGTTATGGCTGACCCGTAAACATAAGCGACTTCGGGGCCACCGGCGACGGGCCAGTCACTGGCTGGCGCGTGTTGCGCGGAGTGAAACGAGGTTATTTGCCCACTGGCCGCTACTATGGGGGCAGGCTTCAATGGGAAGAGCCGGATGA
- a CDS encoding PLP-dependent aminotransferase family protein translates to MPLAIEASDLAFQEHADLNTMCFLNEVIERYPNAISFASGRPSEINARPEKWSQYIALFSHYLAGARNKSHQEIGNLLGQYGDTRGIINPLIAKQLYLDEGITLEPEEILVTNGAQEGMVICLDTLFSPAHDVLLVTDPAYIGITGAARIKGIDVVYVECDSEGPIISALEYSINSIAASGKRARAIYTIPDFSNPCGRTMSLARRKELLVFCYARELFILEDSPYRLFDYTHHQQPTLLALDNEAVVIHIGTFAKTLCPAVRIGYLICRAHVKRGELAVPLINDMTRVKSFISVNTGQITQAIVGGFLLENNCSLKQITQNISEHYRAKRDRLLHSLTCFFAEKDSTISWNMPNGGFFLNLSLPFNLTMQDIERCAAEFGVIVVPTAIFSNSDRYNNVLRLSFSYVESDLIEEGVRRLSCFIADRRKNS, encoded by the coding sequence ATGCCTCTGGCAATAGAAGCAAGCGACTTGGCTTTTCAGGAGCACGCTGACCTGAACACGATGTGTTTTCTCAATGAAGTCATAGAGCGATATCCTAATGCGATTTCGTTTGCCTCTGGTCGTCCCTCAGAGATTAATGCTCGGCCGGAAAAATGGTCGCAGTATATTGCGCTGTTTTCCCACTATCTGGCCGGAGCGCGTAATAAAAGCCATCAAGAGATTGGTAACTTGCTTGGACAGTATGGCGATACGCGCGGCATTATTAATCCATTGATCGCTAAGCAGCTATATCTTGATGAGGGAATTACGCTGGAGCCGGAAGAGATTTTGGTCACTAATGGTGCTCAGGAAGGGATGGTTATCTGCCTTGATACGCTGTTCTCTCCAGCGCATGATGTATTACTGGTGACAGATCCAGCTTATATTGGTATTACCGGTGCGGCCAGAATCAAAGGCATTGACGTGGTGTATGTTGAGTGCGATAGCGAGGGACCGATTATCTCTGCATTGGAGTACAGCATCAATAGCATCGCTGCATCAGGAAAGCGTGCACGTGCCATCTACACTATTCCTGATTTTTCTAATCCTTGTGGCAGAACCATGTCTTTGGCACGGAGAAAAGAATTACTGGTTTTTTGTTATGCACGAGAATTGTTTATTTTAGAAGATAGCCCTTACCGTCTGTTTGATTATACGCATCATCAACAACCGACGCTGCTTGCCTTGGATAACGAAGCAGTGGTTATTCATATCGGTACTTTTGCCAAAACATTATGTCCAGCGGTGCGTATTGGTTATTTGATTTGCCGGGCTCACGTAAAACGGGGGGAGCTGGCTGTACCACTGATTAATGATATGACCCGAGTGAAAAGCTTTATTTCCGTAAATACCGGGCAAATCACTCAGGCTATTGTGGGAGGATTTCTGCTGGAAAATAATTGTTCATTAAAGCAAATCACGCAGAATATCAGTGAACACTATCGAGCAAAGCGGGATCGATTACTACACAGCCTAACGTGTTTCTTTGCTGAAAAAGACTCCACTATCTCATGGAATATGCCTAATGGCGGCTTTTTTCTCAACTTGAGTCTACCTTTCAACCTGACTATGCAGGATATTGAGCGTTGTGCTGCTGAGTTTGGCGTGATTGTAGTTCCAACGGCGATATTTTCCAATTCAGATCGTTACAACAATGTACTCAGACTTTCTTTCAGCTATGTTGAATCTGACCTGATTGAAGAGGGGGTGCGTCGATTGTCCTGCTTTATTGCCGATCGGAGGAAAAACTCATGA
- a CDS encoding reverse transcriptase domain-containing protein → MSILCLEDKIVQQAAVTVLNQIYETDFLGFSYGFRPGRGQHDALDALNVAVMERKVNWVLDLDISRFFDTVEHDWLIRFIQLRIRDGWMVRLIRQWVTVGIVDEHGHRQKSHCGTPQGAVISPLLANIYLHYSFDLWLNAWRKRVQGEVVMIRYADDGVPRRHAPGT, encoded by the coding sequence ATGAGTATCCTGTGTCTGGAGGACAAAATCGTGCAGCAAGCGGCTGTCACGGTCTTAAATCAAATCTACGAGACCGATTTTCTCGGCTTCTCGTATGGGTTCAGACCGGGCAGAGGGCAGCACGATGCTCTGGACGCGTTGAATGTGGCCGTTATGGAGAGGAAAGTCAATTGGGTGCTGGATCTGGACATCAGTCGGTTCTTCGATACCGTGGAACATGACTGGCTCATCCGGTTTATTCAGCTCAGGATAAGGGACGGTTGGATGGTGCGATTAATCAGGCAGTGGGTTACGGTGGGGATAGTTGATGAACACGGTCACCGACAGAAGTCGCATTGTGGCACGCCGCAAGGTGCTGTCATATCGCCACTGCTGGCGAATATCTATCTGCACTACAGCTTTGATCTCTGGCTCAACGCATGGCGAAAGCGGGTGCAAGGAGAGGTGGTGATGATCCGATACGCCGATGATGGTGTGCCACGAAGGCATGCACCGGGGACGTAA
- a CDS encoding helix-turn-helix domain-containing protein, protein MIVEKKDWHPADIIAALRKKGTSLAAISREAGLASSTLSNALQRPWCKGETIIANALGQKPDEIWPSRYQKRRKRYLSPRERIL, encoded by the coding sequence ATTATTGTGGAGAAAAAAGATTGGCACCCAGCAGATATTATCGCTGCTTTAAGAAAAAAGGGAACATCATTGGCAGCTATTTCTAGAGAAGCAGGGCTGGCATCGTCAACGTTATCTAATGCCTTGCAAAGACCTTGGTGTAAAGGTGAAACAATTATTGCAAATGCATTGGGACAGAAGCCTGATGAAATTTGGCCTTCCCGTTACCAGAAAAGAAGGAAGAGATATTTATCTCCAAGAGAAAGAATATTGTGA
- a CDS encoding helix-turn-helix domain-containing protein, which produces MKNKKASDASFSDEEKEGFISRLLQLVGQRNIRTAAKDWGLPYSTLNNYINKGTSPSLKYMQIVANKENVSLDWLANGDKNFKFETPDAHYNDIELRHSWNLVFNSLNLCEVDKLIKLIHRKGIEGLLTMAHEKQDIKDVIDKLHIRSSLKQAIKMALAGDESTDKEILRCITTLVSQETNKN; this is translated from the coding sequence ATGAAAAACAAAAAAGCATCAGACGCTTCTTTTAGTGATGAAGAAAAAGAAGGTTTTATCAGTAGGTTATTACAACTTGTAGGGCAAAGAAACATTAGGACTGCCGCCAAAGATTGGGGCTTGCCTTACTCAACTCTCAATAACTACATCAACAAAGGAACAAGCCCATCATTAAAATATATGCAAATTGTTGCTAATAAGGAAAATGTAAGCTTAGATTGGCTTGCTAATGGGGATAAAAATTTCAAATTTGAAACACCAGATGCACACTATAATGATATTGAGTTACGACATTCCTGGAACTTGGTTTTTAACTCCTTAAATCTATGCGAAGTAGATAAGCTTATAAAATTAATTCATCGTAAAGGTATTGAAGGGCTATTAACAATGGCTCATGAAAAGCAAGATATCAAGGATGTCATTGATAAGCTTCATATTAGATCAAGCTTGAAACAAGCAATCAAAATGGCTCTTGCTGGGGATGAATCAACAGATAAAGAAATTTTACGCTGTATCACTACACTTGTAAGTCAAGAAACAAACAAAAATTAA
- a CDS encoding alpha-hydroxy-acid oxidizing protein, with amino-acid sequence MSNKLLNVADYRTLAKKKLPKIIFDYLEGGAEDEKGLRYNQQIFDRWRFIPHRLIDVSKRDISCTLFNKVWSAPFAIAPTGLNATFRPNGDLILARVAAKENIPFILSSAANMTIEDVARQCDGEKWFQLYVVCPELAEQMVKRALASDYTTLVITVDVAVNGYRERDIRNQFCLPLRYRPAVLLDGCLHPSWLLRFLCNGMPQLANFVMTENIGVDVQVAVMSRQMDASFNWQSLEQLRALWPHKLLVKGLVRPEEAKKCIELGADGVILSNHGGRQLDGTLSPMETLSATVQAMYQPVLIDSGFRRGSDIVKALALGANMVLLGRAVLYGLAATGEQGVSEVIRLLKEDIERTLVHIGSPSIRGLTPDFVHNCWQFATVK; translated from the coding sequence ATGAGCAACAAATTACTTAACGTGGCGGATTACCGCACTTTGGCGAAGAAAAAATTACCAAAGATAATTTTTGACTACCTAGAGGGCGGTGCGGAGGATGAAAAAGGGCTACGCTATAATCAGCAGATTTTTGATCGCTGGCGTTTTATACCCCATCGATTAATTGACGTCAGTAAAAGGGATATTTCATGTACTTTGTTTAATAAGGTATGGTCAGCACCTTTTGCTATTGCTCCTACTGGGCTTAATGCCACTTTTCGGCCAAATGGCGATTTGATTCTTGCCCGGGTGGCAGCGAAAGAGAACATTCCTTTTATACTCTCCAGTGCGGCGAACATGACAATTGAAGATGTGGCTAGACAGTGTGACGGAGAAAAATGGTTCCAGCTTTATGTAGTATGTCCCGAACTGGCAGAACAAATGGTGAAGCGGGCGTTGGCCTCTGATTACACCACTTTGGTAATTACCGTTGATGTTGCGGTTAATGGCTATCGGGAACGGGATATACGTAACCAGTTCTGTCTGCCTTTGCGCTATCGTCCCGCCGTGCTGCTTGACGGCTGCCTTCATCCAAGCTGGTTGCTGCGCTTTTTATGTAACGGAATGCCTCAATTGGCGAATTTCGTCATGACGGAGAACATAGGCGTAGATGTTCAGGTCGCAGTAATGAGTCGACAAATGGATGCTAGCTTTAACTGGCAAAGCTTGGAACAGTTGCGAGCTTTATGGCCACATAAGCTCTTGGTGAAAGGGCTTGTCCGACCAGAGGAAGCTAAAAAATGTATTGAACTGGGAGCTGATGGTGTGATCCTGTCCAATCACGGTGGGAGACAGCTTGATGGCACACTTTCCCCAATGGAAACGTTAAGTGCCACGGTACAGGCGATGTATCAACCTGTCTTGATCGATAGTGGCTTCCGTCGAGGATCTGATATCGTTAAAGCGTTGGCTCTGGGAGCAAATATGGTGTTGCTGGGAAGGGCGGTATTGTATGGCCTTGCAGCGACTGGTGAACAAGGCGTCAGTGAGGTGATCCGTTTACTAAAAGAAGATATAGAACGTACATTGGTGCATATAGGCTCCCCTTCAATCAGGGGGTTGACTCCCGATTTTGTTCACAATTGTTGGCAGTTTGCAACGGTCAAATAA